Proteins co-encoded in one Thamnophis elegans isolate rThaEle1 chromosome 1, rThaEle1.pri, whole genome shotgun sequence genomic window:
- the CCDC124 gene encoding coiled-coil domain-containing protein 124: MPKKFQGENTKSAAARARKAEAKAAADAKRQKELEDALWKDEDKHVMRKEQRKEEREKRRLEQLERKKELQRLLEEEDAKLKGRAPKPPGPTKVTRAQIDEVLRKDLKDSTDVAAGEKPKSHLELPLEENLNRRVLEEGSVEARTIEEAIAVLSVAEDPDRHPERRMKAAFSAFEEETLPRLKQENPNMRLSQLKQLLKKEWMKAPENPMNQRHASYNSQK, translated from the exons ATGCCCAAGAAGTTCCAAGGGGAGAACACCAAGTCGGCCGCTGCCCGGGCAAGGAAGGCCGAGGCCAAGGCGGCGGCTGATGCCAAGCGCCAGAAAGAGCTGGAGGATGCCCTCTGGAAGGACGAGGACAAGCACGTCATGCGCAAGGAGCAGAGGAAG gaggagcGGGAGAAGCGTCgcctggagcagctggagcggaAGAAGGAGCTGCAGCggctgctggaggaggaggatgcCAAGCTGAAGGGCAGGGCACCCAAGCCCCCCGGCCCCACCAAGGTCACCCGGGCCCAGATCGACGAGGTCCTCCGCAAGGACCTGAAGGACAGCACGGACGTGGCCGCCGGGG AGAAGCCGAAGAGCCACCTGGAGCTGCCCCTGGAGGAGAACCTGAACCGGCGGGTGCTGGAGGAGGGCTCCGTGGAAGCCCGCACCATCGAGGAGGCCATCGCGGTGCTCAG CGTGGCCGAGGACCCAGACCGGCACCCGGAGCGCCGGATGAAGGCGGCCTTCTCGGCCTTCGAAGAGGAGACCCTCCCCCGCCTGAAGCAGGAGAACCCCAACATGCGTCTctcccagctgaagcagctgcTGAAGAAGGAGTGGATGAAGGCCCCCGAGAACCCCATGAACCAGCGCCACGCCTCCTACAACAGCCAGAAATGA